Below is a window of Calditrichota bacterium DNA.
GCCTCCTTGGCGCACGTGGCGCGAACAAAGATTCACGCAAAGGACCCAAAGCACCACCAAGGCGGCCTGCAGGTCCCACAGATCGAAGAGGGGCAGGGGGGGTGGGCACCCTCAGTACCCTTAGCGCCCTTTGCCCCCTTCGCGCCCGTGGCGCGGAGAAACATTCAGGCAAAGGACCCAAAGCACCACCAAGGCCGCTTGCACCTCCGACAGATCGAAGGGGGCAGGGGTGGGCTCGTTCAGTACCCTCAGCGCCCTTTGCCCCCTTCGCGCACGTGGCGCGAACAGAACATAGCATCCCCGGCGAGAACCACCGGGCATAAAGAGCTTGAATTTTCCCTCAACTTCCAGTATATTAGCTCAGACGAACTTACGACCTCAATTCCAGAAGGCGGTGCCATGCGTCCTCGTGTGAAGATTACCTTAGCAGCTTCCTCCCTCCTCTTAGCGGTCATGCTGACCGTTCTGGCGGGGCCTTTCTTGTCCGCCGTCTCCCAGGTGGCGCAAAACCTGTACATCAAGACCAAAATCCTCACCATGGTGCTGGACAAGGTACAGCGCTACTACGTGGACGAAGTCGACCCCGGCCAGCTGGTGGAGGACGCCATCAAGGGGATGCTGGCCAGCTTAGATCCGCACACCGTCTATCTCACCAAAGAGGACTTTGACAAGTGGCGGGTGGACTTTGAGGGCTACCACGGCATCGGCATTAGCTACGACATCATCCGCAACAAAATCACGGTGCTCAGCGTCAACGAGGACGGCCCGGCGTGCGCCGCCGGCCTCCTGCCGGGCGATCGCATCGTCAAGGTCAACGGCGAGTCGGTGGTGGGCATCAAGCGTGAGGAGGTGCCGCTCAAGCTCATGGGCCCGGCCGGCAGCACCGTCACGGTGAGCGTCGAACGGCAGGGCTGGGACCGCCCGCGCGACTTTACCCTCGTCCGCCGCCAGATCACTTTGGCCAGCGTGCCGTACGCCTTCATGATACGCCCGGAGGTGGGGTACGTGCGCATCGCTCGCTTCACCGGCTCCACGGTCACCGAGCTGGACAACGCCTTGCGCAACCTGTACGGCCAGGGCATGAAGCGGCTGATCCTCGACCTGCGCGGCAACGCGGGGGGCTACCTGCAGGCGGCAGAGGAGGTTGCTGACCGTTTCTTGCCTGGCGGCAAAATCATCGTCTTCACGCGCGGACGGATCAGCTCCTCACGCCAGGAGTTCATCGCCACCGACCAGGCGACTTTTCCCATCATCCCCATGGTGGTGCTGATCGATCACGCCTCGGCCAGCGGCGCCGAAATCGTGGCCGGCGCGTTGCAGGACTGGGACCGCGCGCTCATCGTCGGCCAGACCAGCTTTGGCAAAGGGCTGGTGCAGACGCAATTCCCCTTCCAGGACGGCTCGGCCCTGCTGGTGACCACCGCGC
It encodes the following:
- a CDS encoding S41 family peptidase, which translates into the protein MRPRVKITLAASSLLLAVMLTVLAGPFLSAVSQVAQNLYIKTKILTMVLDKVQRYYVDEVDPGQLVEDAIKGMLASLDPHTVYLTKEDFDKWRVDFEGYHGIGISYDIIRNKITVLSVNEDGPACAAGLLPGDRIVKVNGESVVGIKREEVPLKLMGPAGSTVTVSVERQGWDRPRDFTLVRRQITLASVPYAFMIRPEVGYVRIARFTGSTVTELDNALRNLYGQGMKRLILDLRGNAGGYLQAAEEVADRFLPGGKIIVFTRGRISSSRQEFIATDQATFPIIPMVVLIDHASASGAEIVAGALQDWDRALIVGQTSFGKGLVQTQFPFQDGSALLVTTARYYTPSGRLIQREFAKRSRQEYFAEAGYQDQTAPEEEPPRPAFQTSLGRTVYGGGGITPDVIVAPEGRQLSASFRRLYFAEERLFYTFCESYAAAHPEIGQDLEQYLERFAVSEQMFAAFVQHVRKSGFAFSDSEFQQNKSDIQFALKRELAFIFWGDVGRYRVAIQADNQLRTALEQLPQAERLLQSKGFRERTLPRP